The Ketogulonicigenium robustum genomic interval GCGTGTCGCGATCTCGAATTTCAAAGGTGGTGCTGGTAAGTCGACTGTCGCGCTGCACATGGCGCATGCGGCGGCCCTCGATGGGTATCGGGTTTTGGTGGTCGACTTCGACCCGCAGGCGACGCTGACCCATTCCATGGGATTGCATGATGTGTCCGAGGAGTTGACGGTTTGGGGTATCATCGCGAGAGATTTGGTGCGAGAGACCGACCGGATGAATGCGGCGCCGCGCGCGGCCGAGAGCGGGACAGCAGTGCCGCAGCGGCGGCTGCCGGCGGCGGTGCGTGATCTGGGCCTCGGGGATTTGCGGGTTGGCGACTTTATCAAGCCGACGGCGTGGCCGACGATTGATATCGTCCCTTCGTGCGCGAATGCTGCTTTCGTCGAGTTTGCGAGCGCGCAGTACCGCCACCTGAACCCTGACTGGTCGTTCTTTGCGGCGGTGTCGCGGTGGTTGGATGCGGTGCCGCGCGATGCCTATGATGTCATTATTTTCGACTGCCCGCCCGCGATTGGCTACCAATCGATGAATGCGGTGTTTGCGGCGGATGTCCTCTATATCCCGTCGGGCCCTGGGTATTGGGAGTATGATTCTACGACATCGTTTATCGGGCAGTTGGCCGAGGCGCTGTCGGATTTGGCCGAGGGATTTTCGGGAACCTTCCCCGCGGGGAAGATGCGGTTGCCCAAGGCGTTTTTGGATATTCGCTTTCTGATGACGCGATATGAGCCGGGGAACGAGTTGCACCGCGCGATGCTGGAAGCGTTCCGCAAGGTGTTTGGCGATACGGTTGCGAAAGAGCCGATCGAGATGACCCGCGCGGTCGAGCAGTCGGGTCGGTTCCTGTCGTCGGTATACGAAATCGACTATCGCACGATGACGCGCGAGACATGGCGACGCGCCCGTGCATCGTTTGATCGTGGGTATGAGGAATTCAAAGACTGCTTCTTGGGGGCGTGGGACAAGATGGAGGATGAAGAGTGAAAAAGCGGCGCATTTTCGACATCAACCTTCCCGAGGATGATGTGGCGGAAACCTTCCCCGCGGGGAAGGTCGAGGAGAAAAACCTGCGCAGCGGCGTTCGCCCATGGCGGCCGCGATTAGCGAGAATGCCGAGGCGCTGCGCGAGCGCACCGCGCTGGAGGCAGAAATTCGCGCCGAGAATGACGCGCTGGCTGCTGAACATGTGCGGATGAAGCAGCTGGGTTTGATCGTCGATCTGGTGCCGGTAGATCAGATCGAGACGTATAAGTTGGTGCGCGACCGTTTGCCCGGTGACGATTTGGAGCTGGCTGAACTGACCAAGTCGATTGCCGAGATTGGGCTGTCGAACGCCATTCGCGTCGAGCAGCGCGAGGATGGCCGGTACGAGTTGATCCAAGGGTTTCGCCGGCTTTCTGCCTATAAGGCACTGTTGGCCGAGACAGGT includes:
- a CDS encoding AAA family ATPase — encoded protein: MYTHEDLAALQAQSLKMQSYIRKQTFSPEHEKKLRRFSSWEVSELIFRINQSTFRGRLAQDPDLPSGEVEDDGRQRWFSLTEINELRRKMKVNRHSLMPRRPAGKRAVRVAISNFKGGAGKSTVALHMAHAAALDGYRVLVVDFDPQATLTHSMGLHDVSEELTVWGIIARDLVRETDRMNAAPRAAESGTAVPQRRLPAAVRDLGLGDLRVGDFIKPTAWPTIDIVPSCANAAFVEFASAQYRHLNPDWSFFAAVSRWLDAVPRDAYDVIIFDCPPAIGYQSMNAVFAADVLYIPSGPGYWEYDSTTSFIGQLAEALSDLAEGFSGTFPAGKMRLPKAFLDIRFLMTRYEPGNELHRAMLEAFRKVFGDTVAKEPIEMTRAVEQSGRFLSSVYEIDYRTMTRETWRRARASFDRGYEEFKDCFLGAWDKMEDEE